A single window of Archangium gephyra DNA harbors:
- a CDS encoding alpha/beta fold hydrolase: MPTLRSPDGTMIAYDRLGSGPPVVLVDGALCCRSMGPMMPIARQLAASYTVVVYDRRGRGESGDTPPYAPAREVEDVLSLIEVLGGTASLFGISSGAALALEAAKRHAGVRRLAVFEAPFVVDDTRPPIREEWERIEQALADGRPDDALRTFLGSVGMPRPLLWLMRRLPLWKRLRTLAPTLPYDGALVQRFQLGAPLRAEEWAGVAVPTLVLDGGRSHAWMRHAMRALADVLPSARYHTLPGQTHNISAAAIAPVLAEFFASDAVPRPADG; encoded by the coding sequence ATGCCGACCCTCCGCTCGCCCGATGGAACGATGATCGCGTATGACCGGCTTGGGAGCGGGCCGCCAGTCGTCCTCGTTGACGGGGCGCTCTGCTGCCGGAGCATGGGGCCGATGATGCCCATCGCCCGCCAGCTCGCCGCCTCGTACACGGTCGTCGTCTACGACCGTCGGGGGCGAGGCGAGAGCGGTGACACGCCGCCGTACGCGCCGGCGCGCGAGGTGGAGGACGTCCTCTCCCTCATCGAGGTCCTGGGCGGTACGGCGTCGTTGTTCGGCATCTCCTCGGGCGCGGCGCTGGCGCTCGAGGCAGCGAAGCGGCACGCCGGGGTGCGCCGCCTCGCCGTGTTCGAGGCGCCCTTCGTCGTCGACGACACGCGGCCGCCCATCCGCGAGGAGTGGGAGCGGATCGAGCAGGCGCTCGCCGACGGCCGCCCCGACGACGCGCTGCGCACCTTCCTCGGCTCCGTGGGGATGCCGCGCCCACTGCTCTGGCTCATGCGCCGACTTCCCCTCTGGAAGCGGCTGCGGACGCTGGCGCCGACGCTGCCGTACGACGGCGCCCTCGTCCAGCGGTTCCAGCTCGGGGCACCGCTCCGCGCTGAGGAGTGGGCAGGCGTTGCCGTGCCGACCCTGGTGCTCGATGGGGGGCGGAGCCACGCGTGGATGCGCCACGCCATGCGCGCGCTCGCCGACGTGCTGCCGTCGGCCCGCTATCACACGCTGCCCGGCCAGACCCACAACATCTCCGCGGCCGCCATCGCTCCCGTGCTGGCGGAGTTCTTCGCATCCGACGCCGTTCCGCGCCCGGCCGACGGGTGA
- a CDS encoding oxygenase MpaB family protein has protein sequence MKANSMWRSMPPEVQQQLSQDSEHFRKCLDYLREHSAGELEGIYGPGSMTWVIYREPVILLGGLRAILLQIAHPAVAFGVSQNSNFRGDLLGRARRTYTAMYQLVFGGLREAMGAAKRVHSLHSRVQGPLPASAAPQGDGRYRANDPSLQRWVLATLIDGAIEVFETFVRPLSLEEKRRYYQETRLAAAQFGLLPEQMPPTLEDFYQWYHEQLAGETLRVGDTARELAGLLFNSPFTRGQLDELLTAGLLPERWREAYGLAWGPGQQRAWKLLKGTMRRAIHLTPPKLRYVTAWHQAQMRLALARGERPTVMARVLNTLDSYVDVPFSIRPVAVKAPADD, from the coding sequence ATGAAGGCGAACTCGATGTGGCGGTCGATGCCCCCGGAAGTGCAGCAGCAGCTCAGCCAGGACAGCGAGCATTTCCGCAAGTGTCTCGACTATCTGCGGGAGCACTCGGCGGGCGAGCTCGAGGGCATCTACGGCCCCGGCAGCATGACCTGGGTCATCTACCGGGAGCCGGTGATCCTCCTCGGCGGACTGCGCGCCATCCTGCTGCAGATCGCCCATCCGGCAGTGGCCTTCGGCGTCTCCCAGAACAGCAACTTCCGGGGTGACCTGCTCGGCCGTGCGCGACGCACCTATACGGCCATGTACCAGCTCGTCTTCGGTGGCCTCCGCGAGGCGATGGGCGCCGCGAAGCGGGTCCACAGCCTCCACAGCCGCGTCCAAGGCCCCCTTCCGGCCAGCGCCGCCCCTCAGGGGGACGGCCGCTATCGCGCGAACGATCCTTCGCTGCAGCGTTGGGTGCTCGCCACCCTCATCGACGGCGCCATCGAGGTCTTCGAGACCTTCGTGCGGCCACTCAGCCTCGAGGAGAAGCGCCGGTATTACCAGGAGACGCGGCTCGCCGCGGCGCAGTTCGGGCTCCTGCCGGAGCAGATGCCGCCCACGCTCGAGGACTTCTACCAGTGGTACCATGAGCAGCTGGCGGGGGAGACGCTGCGCGTGGGAGACACGGCGCGCGAGCTGGCGGGCCTGCTCTTCAATTCTCCGTTCACCCGGGGACAGCTCGATGAGTTGCTGACCGCCGGCCTCCTGCCGGAGCGCTGGCGCGAGGCGTACGGGCTGGCCTGGGGACCGGGACAGCAGCGCGCGTGGAAGCTCCTGAAGGGCACGATGCGCCGGGCCATCCATCTCACCCCGCCCAAGCTCCGCTACGTCACGGCCTGGCATCAGGCCCAGATGCGGCTGGCCCTGGCGCGAGGAGAGCGGCCGACGGTCATGGCCCGGGTGCTGAACACCCTCGACTCCTACGTCGACGTGCCGTTCAGCATCCGGCCAGTCGCGGTGAAAGCTCCCGCGGACGACTAG
- a CDS encoding cysteine hydrolase family protein, with protein sequence MELHDRAALISIDVQQGFDDPSWGPRNNPHMEAHGLQLLAAWRHSGRPLVIVRHDSPSPTSLLRPGQPGNALKPGFEPLAGEPLLTKSVNSAFIGTGLEARLHAAGVRQVVLFGIATDMCVSTTARMAANLGFDLVVVGDACHTWAQRAPDGTLFDSDTMHRVHLATLATEFGRVVDTADVLRALAAQAA encoded by the coding sequence ATGGAACTCCACGACCGCGCAGCGCTCATCTCCATCGACGTGCAGCAGGGCTTCGACGACCCCTCCTGGGGCCCGCGCAACAACCCCCACATGGAGGCGCACGGGCTCCAGCTCCTCGCGGCCTGGCGGCACTCCGGACGGCCGCTCGTCATCGTGCGCCATGACAGTCCCTCCCCCACCTCGCTGCTGCGCCCGGGGCAGCCAGGCAACGCGCTCAAGCCGGGCTTCGAGCCGCTCGCCGGCGAGCCGCTGCTCACCAAGAGCGTGAACAGCGCCTTCATCGGCACCGGCCTGGAGGCCCGCCTGCATGCCGCCGGCGTGCGGCAGGTCGTCCTCTTCGGCATCGCCACGGACATGTGCGTCTCCACTACGGCGCGCATGGCGGCCAACCTCGGCTTCGACCTGGTGGTGGTGGGAGATGCCTGCCATACCTGGGCGCAGCGGGCACCCGATGGCACCCTGTTCGACTCGGACACCATGCACCGCGTGCACCTGGCCACCCTGGCGACCGAGTTCGGCCGCGTGGTGGACACCGCGGACGTGCTGCGGGCGCTCGCGGCACAGGCGGCCTGA
- a CDS encoding Lrp/AsnC family transcriptional regulator yields the protein MALDELDGRLLALLEANGRESATKLAAKVGLSRSAVQERVARLERDGIIQGYTIRRGSGGPPAGVDAYLFVRLEGPACPRVAPLVRELPEVLSIESLAGELDMLIRARVPSMTALNTLRERVAHLPEVRTVTTAPVLAVHLDRR from the coding sequence ATGGCGCTGGACGAGCTGGACGGGCGGCTCCTCGCCCTGCTGGAGGCCAACGGGCGGGAGTCCGCCACCAAGCTGGCGGCGAAGGTGGGCCTCTCGCGCTCCGCGGTCCAGGAGCGGGTGGCCCGGCTCGAGCGCGACGGCATCATCCAGGGCTACACCATCCGGCGGGGGAGCGGCGGGCCTCCAGCCGGCGTGGACGCCTACCTCTTCGTGCGGCTGGAGGGGCCTGCGTGCCCCCGTGTGGCTCCCCTGGTGCGCGAGCTGCCGGAGGTGCTCAGCATCGAGTCGCTCGCGGGCGAGCTCGACATGCTCATCCGCGCGCGCGTCCCCAGCATGACGGCGCTGAACACCTTGCGCGAGCGCGTGGCACACCTCCCCGAGGTACGCACTGTCACCACCGCACCGGTGCTCGCCGTGCACCTGGACCGGCGCTGA
- a CDS encoding SRPBCC domain-containing protein, which produces MKEYKASTLIRASPEKIWTILTDGASWPQWDPSCEKIEGRIAPGEKLKAFTKLSPGRAFPVKVSEFVPHQKMTWSGGMPLGLFKGVRTFTLTPRGDQVEFTLHEVFSGPMLALIGGSIPDMSEAFQKFVEGLKRRAEA; this is translated from the coding sequence ATGAAGGAATACAAAGCCAGCACGCTCATCCGTGCATCCCCCGAGAAGATCTGGACGATCCTCACCGATGGAGCCTCCTGGCCCCAGTGGGATCCATCCTGCGAGAAGATCGAAGGCCGCATCGCGCCCGGCGAGAAGCTCAAGGCCTTCACCAAACTGAGTCCGGGCCGGGCCTTTCCAGTGAAGGTGTCGGAGTTCGTGCCCCACCAGAAGATGACCTGGTCGGGGGGCATGCCGCTCGGTCTCTTCAAGGGCGTCCGCACCTTCACGCTGACGCCCAGGGGCGACCAGGTCGAGTTCACGCTCCACGAGGTGTTCAGCGGGCCCATGCTCGCACTGATCGGCGGCTCCATCCCCGACATGAGCGAGGCCTTCCAGAAGTTCGTGGAGGGACTGAAGCGCCGCGCCGAGGCCTGA
- a CDS encoding glutathione S-transferase N-terminal domain-containing protein: MIRSLNVMTSYAASVARLGSGQYVTALGKRPEKPLELYEFENCPFCRKVREALCLLDLEVFIYPCPKGGTRFRPRAVELGGKQQFPYLVDPNTGQRMYESNDIIRYLFETYGDVNVAKGVMPGPLTTASSMLASWTRGLGGSRARPSRAPEKPLELWSFEASPYCRIVRETLCRLELPYLLHNVAKGSPRRPDFIARSGRMMVPYLSDPNTGVAMFESADIVAWLEKTYGAPGT, translated from the coding sequence ATGATCCGCAGCTTGAATGTGATGACGTCCTACGCGGCCAGCGTGGCCCGGCTCGGGTCGGGCCAATACGTGACCGCGCTCGGCAAGCGCCCCGAGAAGCCGCTGGAGCTCTACGAGTTCGAGAACTGCCCCTTCTGCCGCAAGGTCCGCGAGGCCCTCTGCCTGCTCGACCTGGAGGTTTTCATCTATCCCTGTCCCAAGGGAGGCACCCGCTTCCGCCCGCGCGCCGTGGAGCTGGGGGGCAAGCAGCAGTTCCCCTACCTCGTGGATCCAAACACCGGCCAGCGGATGTACGAGTCCAATGACATCATCCGCTACCTCTTCGAGACCTATGGTGACGTCAACGTGGCCAAGGGGGTGATGCCCGGACCGCTCACCACCGCCAGCTCCATGCTCGCGTCGTGGACGCGCGGGCTTGGCGGCTCGCGGGCACGGCCGAGCCGGGCCCCGGAGAAGCCTCTGGAGTTGTGGAGCTTCGAGGCCTCCCCATACTGCCGCATCGTCCGCGAGACGCTCTGCCGGCTGGAGCTGCCCTACCTGCTGCACAACGTGGCCAAGGGCAGCCCGCGCCGCCCGGACTTCATCGCGCGCTCGGGGCGGATGATGGTGCCCTACCTCTCCGACCCCAACACCGGTGTGGCGATGTTCGAGTCCGCCGACATCGTCGCCTGGCTGGAGAAGACGTACGGCGCTCCAGGCACGTGA
- a CDS encoding ankyrin repeat domain-containing protein, whose product MRLPGLFLTLLAALMLPPVPGRAEDVSGQPRRGRADALHAAVVRGDRALVRQLLQAGADPNAQDARAHTPLMLATDAPMVELLVAGGANARAEDAQGRTLVGRIAATASREGPAVQLLRAVVRAGADVDRAHRAGETPLEVAARRGDIELVRELLSLGALVPRALERTAIRVALPLPSGAGVRLAEEWGLHGRELVFRRLHVRLLTSAAETVPVPLELGSPVDEALADGALELSVDGPDGQPAPAEVAQQTESVMRISDDGPHVELPDWKTGSSAWTAAPALAPGRWQLLGLDALPAPFPAFTPGELEAVFERGAPLSQGDRSRWLEVLRRSPEIARPFIHRMRIRLRLASGAAKTLELQLPSGC is encoded by the coding sequence ATGCGCCTCCCTGGCCTGTTCCTGACGTTGCTCGCCGCTCTGATGTTGCCCCCTGTTCCCGGCCGCGCGGAGGATGTCTCCGGCCAGCCGCGGCGTGGGCGGGCAGACGCACTGCACGCCGCGGTGGTCCGGGGCGACCGCGCCCTGGTGCGGCAACTTCTCCAGGCGGGGGCGGATCCCAACGCGCAGGACGCCCGGGCCCACACGCCGCTGATGCTCGCCACCGATGCGCCCATGGTCGAGTTGCTCGTGGCGGGTGGAGCAAACGCCCGCGCCGAGGATGCCCAGGGACGTACCCTGGTGGGACGTATCGCGGCGACAGCCTCGCGTGAGGGGCCCGCTGTCCAACTCCTGCGCGCGGTGGTGCGCGCGGGGGCGGACGTGGACCGGGCCCACCGCGCAGGTGAGACGCCCCTGGAAGTCGCGGCCCGGCGTGGCGACATCGAACTGGTGCGGGAACTGCTGTCGTTGGGGGCCCTCGTACCGAGGGCCCTGGAGCGAACCGCGATTCGCGTCGCGTTGCCCCTGCCCTCTGGCGCTGGCGTCCGGCTGGCGGAGGAGTGGGGCTTGCACGGGCGTGAGCTCGTCTTCCGCAGGCTGCATGTACGGCTCCTCACGAGCGCAGCCGAGACCGTGCCGGTGCCGCTGGAGCTGGGGAGCCCGGTGGACGAGGCGCTCGCGGACGGGGCGCTCGAGCTTTCCGTGGACGGGCCGGACGGCCAGCCGGCACCGGCGGAGGTGGCCCAGCAGACCGAGTCGGTGATGCGCATCTCGGATGATGGGCCGCACGTCGAGCTCCCCGACTGGAAGACGGGCAGCTCCGCCTGGACGGCCGCGCCCGCGCTCGCTCCCGGACGCTGGCAGCTCCTCGGCCTGGATGCGCTGCCGGCCCCCTTCCCCGCCTTCACGCCCGGCGAGCTCGAAGCGGTGTTCGAGCGCGGGGCGCCGCTGTCTCAGGGGGACCGGTCGCGCTGGCTCGAGGTGCTGCGGCGGTCTCCGGAGATCGCCAGACCGTTCATCCACCGCATGCGCATCCGTCTGCGTCTCGCCTCCGGTGCCGCCAAGACGCTGGAGCTCCAGCTCCCCTCCGGCTGCTGA
- a CDS encoding TetR/AcrR family transcriptional regulator — MTPPTRRAIQKEETRRAVLDAAREEFERVGFESANLRAIAARAGVSAGTVLHHYGDKRELLHAALFDDLDATWRAALGNLGGGPLEKQLSRLTAAMFGYYQARPKLSRTLLKESLFADEPWATKFAAQIVTVTTEITRLAVEAIERGELREDCNPALLSAAWVSFFHFGQISWAQGAYPTPISLIEHLVQQHLQGLRPVKKQRSKRSVR; from the coding sequence ATGACCCCTCCTACCCGCCGCGCCATCCAGAAGGAAGAGACCCGCCGGGCGGTGCTGGACGCCGCGCGTGAAGAGTTCGAACGGGTCGGCTTCGAGAGCGCGAACCTCCGGGCCATCGCCGCTCGGGCAGGCGTGTCCGCGGGGACGGTGCTTCACCACTACGGCGACAAGCGAGAGCTGCTTCATGCGGCGCTGTTCGACGATCTCGACGCGACCTGGCGCGCGGCGCTGGGAAACCTCGGCGGGGGACCGCTGGAGAAGCAGCTGTCCCGGCTCACGGCCGCGATGTTCGGCTACTACCAGGCGCGGCCGAAGCTCTCACGGACGCTGCTGAAGGAGTCGCTCTTCGCGGACGAGCCCTGGGCGACGAAGTTCGCTGCCCAGATCGTCACCGTCACCACGGAAATCACGCGGCTCGCGGTGGAGGCCATCGAGCGGGGGGAACTGCGCGAGGACTGCAACCCGGCGCTGCTCAGCGCGGCCTGGGTCTCGTTCTTCCACTTCGGACAGATCTCGTGGGCTCAGGGCGCGTACCCCACTCCGATTTCCCTCATTGAGCACCTCGTGCAGCAGCACCTGCAGGGGCTTCGGCCCGTCAAGAAACAGCGGTCCAAAAGGAGCGTCCGATGA
- a CDS encoding alpha/beta fold hydrolase codes for MKSVFKGEQAKASMLHWFERFRERIPVPTESRAVSTRFGDTHVLVAGPENGPSLVVLHGALANSAIALVEMAPLLKHFRVYSVDVIGQSVKSADTRPSVSNNDYGLWLRDVLDALSLKKPHVVGISWGGFVAIRLAACAPERINRLALLVPAGMVNGPAWAGITRMAIPMMLYLRSPSERRLKAFLKNLLTNWDDNWSQYMGDALRAYDTRMTMPALARPHELKNFSAPTLVIGADRDLSFPGEKVLARAAELFPSLTDKELIRDCNHCPPTTEEFRGWVSNRISQFLLAN; via the coding sequence ATGAAGTCCGTGTTCAAAGGCGAGCAGGCGAAGGCGTCGATGCTGCACTGGTTCGAGCGGTTCCGCGAGCGGATCCCCGTCCCCACCGAGAGCCGCGCGGTGAGCACGCGCTTCGGCGACACGCACGTGCTGGTGGCCGGACCCGAGAACGGTCCCAGTCTCGTCGTCCTCCACGGCGCGCTCGCCAACTCCGCCATCGCCCTCGTCGAGATGGCTCCCCTGCTGAAGCATTTCCGGGTCTACTCCGTGGATGTCATCGGCCAGTCGGTGAAGAGCGCGGACACGCGGCCCTCGGTGTCGAACAACGATTACGGGCTGTGGCTGCGGGACGTGCTCGATGCGCTGTCGCTGAAGAAGCCGCACGTGGTGGGCATCAGCTGGGGCGGCTTCGTTGCCATCCGCCTGGCCGCCTGTGCCCCGGAGCGGATCAACCGGCTCGCGCTGCTGGTGCCGGCGGGGATGGTGAACGGTCCGGCCTGGGCGGGGATCACCCGGATGGCGATCCCCATGATGCTCTATCTGAGGTCGCCGTCGGAGCGCCGTCTCAAGGCGTTCCTGAAGAACCTGCTCACCAACTGGGACGACAACTGGAGCCAGTACATGGGGGATGCCTTGCGCGCTTACGACACGCGCATGACCATGCCCGCCCTCGCCAGGCCTCACGAGCTGAAGAACTTCAGCGCACCGACGCTGGTCATCGGCGCGGACCGGGATCTCAGCTTCCCGGGAGAGAAGGTCCTCGCGCGCGCGGCCGAGCTCTTCCCTTCACTCACCGACAAGGAGCTCATCCGCGACTGCAACCACTGCCCGCCCACGACGGAGGAGTTCCGCGGCTGGGTGTCGAACCGGATCAGCCAGTTCCTGCTCGCGAACTGA
- a CDS encoding alkaline phosphatase D family protein — MTRSSISGVLLGLSVATGLVAPGVAQAYAAPLVRVPFVGRAWTTGASIWVGTSATFGDATGETLTLRAREDTACETCWVATVQMTDSGTGGGFRSWKGALEGLKPNTRYHYGIFASGFTGERGGFYFKTEPAGPARFKVGVASCMNGATAPSQPSWDIMHEQLNTGEPNIQLLVGDNMYTTESPPSKDHYWFKYFQQRAVPEFTNVFRAFPTFAVWDDHDYGPNDEDATFAQKDVAREAYANLYPHPPFAGDGINHQFNWGGVAFFMMDDRWGRDCPRSMPAGYSPKMYGATQFSWLKSELQASNATFKVIVNGSTLGNECWGAQKQALFDYITANKIGGVLFVTGDIHRSLITDRTPTGGYPLYELISSGIGSPSTPAEYSFGILEFNTTLADPTVTIKVIQNPEKRSSVAGAGVIVTTKTLKRSQLQN, encoded by the coding sequence ATGACGAGGAGTTCCATCTCTGGCGTGCTGCTGGGGCTGTCCGTGGCCACCGGCCTCGTGGCGCCTGGTGTCGCGCAGGCCTACGCCGCGCCCCTCGTGCGTGTCCCCTTCGTGGGCCGTGCCTGGACGACGGGCGCCAGCATCTGGGTGGGCACCTCGGCGACCTTCGGGGACGCCACCGGTGAAACGCTGACCCTGCGCGCCCGGGAGGACACCGCCTGCGAGACGTGCTGGGTGGCCACGGTGCAGATGACGGATTCGGGAACCGGAGGGGGCTTCCGCTCCTGGAAGGGCGCCCTCGAGGGACTGAAGCCCAACACCCGGTATCACTATGGAATCTTCGCCTCGGGCTTCACGGGCGAGCGCGGTGGCTTCTATTTCAAGACCGAGCCCGCCGGGCCGGCGCGATTCAAGGTCGGTGTCGCCTCCTGCATGAATGGCGCGACGGCGCCGAGCCAGCCCTCGTGGGACATCATGCACGAGCAGCTCAACACGGGAGAGCCCAACATCCAGCTGCTCGTGGGGGACAACATGTACACGACGGAGAGCCCCCCCTCGAAGGACCACTACTGGTTCAAGTACTTCCAGCAGCGCGCCGTGCCGGAGTTCACCAACGTCTTCCGCGCCTTCCCGACCTTCGCCGTCTGGGATGACCACGACTATGGTCCGAACGACGAGGATGCCACCTTCGCCCAGAAGGACGTGGCCCGCGAGGCGTACGCGAACCTCTATCCCCACCCGCCGTTCGCCGGCGACGGCATCAATCACCAGTTCAACTGGGGCGGCGTGGCGTTCTTCATGATGGATGACCGCTGGGGCCGCGACTGCCCCCGGTCCATGCCCGCGGGGTATTCGCCGAAGATGTACGGCGCCACGCAGTTCAGCTGGCTGAAGAGCGAGCTGCAGGCCTCCAATGCGACCTTCAAGGTGATCGTGAATGGCTCCACCCTGGGCAACGAGTGCTGGGGCGCCCAGAAGCAAGCACTCTTCGACTACATCACCGCCAACAAGATTGGAGGCGTGCTCTTCGTGACGGGTGACATCCACCGGAGTCTGATCACCGATCGGACCCCCACGGGGGGCTACCCCCTGTACGAGCTGATCTCTTCCGGGATTGGCTCGCCCAGCACGCCCGCCGAGTACAGCTTCGGCATCCTGGAGTTCAACACGACGCTGGCGGACCCCACCGTCACGATCAAGGTCATCCAGAACCCCGAGAAGCGCTCGAGCGTCGCGGGAGCGGGCGTCATCGTCACCACGAAGACGCTGAAGCGCTCGCAGCTGCAGAACTGA